The Benincasa hispida cultivar B227 chromosome 11, ASM972705v1, whole genome shotgun sequence genome has a segment encoding these proteins:
- the LOC120090267 gene encoding G-type lectin S-receptor-like serine/threonine-protein kinase At4g27290 isoform X2 gives MNSFSVILVAFNLVFLLFRSVAISDSLTTQNPYLRDGLSLVSRNGIFKLGFFSPGLPGNRYLGIWFKNRRGPTSVWVANRRNPINDSSGVLVMNITTGNLTLYSHNSTAIVWSARLLRKVPNGILQLLDTGNLVLRNWEDENPQNYSWQSFDYPSDTLLPGMKLGWDLRNNIERRLEAWKNLNDPSPGDLSWRMELHEYPETVMWRGSKKYVRHGPWNGVRLSSRPLAAAPILNFNFVSNEDEVYYQYSVVNKSHSVMLVLNQSSYMRILYLWSVAERRWRVYTSLPRDYCDNYALCGPYGYCDIRVTPSCKCLEGFKPRSPDSWRTGEFADGCERNKLMNCGEEVGFAQVSQLKLPDTKHTWVNKSMNLEECRQKCLRNCSCMAYAMTNISGSGNGCALWIGDLIDLKLIPDAGQDLYVKMLASELVKHREPNKTGRLNPKVKIALFVISGVGLVILCICVYIFKKRSTFKDDHEKIEAQDLELPLFDLSVINSATDNFSLNNKLGEGGFGPVYKGKLTNGQDIAVKRLSQSSGQGTNEFKNEVSLIAKLQHRNLVKLLGCCIQGDEKMLVYEYMPNKSLDFFIFDQTQRRLLNWSKRYCIICGVARGLMYLHQDSRLRIIHRDLKASNVLLDVDINPKISDFGLAKTCGGDQTGGRTLRVVGTYYGILLLEIISGKRSRTFCHLKDQNLIAYAWRLWKEGNIEELIDDAIRETCSLSEVLRCINISLLCVQQHPNDRPTMSSVVMMLGCEIPLLQPKQPGFFIENEAIAMKSASSKDKSTSTNELTITLPDPR, from the exons ATGAACTCTTTCTCTGTAATACTCGTGGCTTTTAACTTAGTCTTTCTTCTCTTCAGGTCTGTAGCTATCTCCGATTCCTTAACGACTCAAAACCCATATCTCAGAGATGGCCTTAGTTTGGTCTCTAGAAATGGAATCTTTAAATTGGGTTTCTTCAGTCCTGGACTTCCCGGCAACCGTTACTTGGGAATCTGGTTCAAAAATCGCCGAGGTCCGACCTCTGTTTGGGTTGCGAACAGGAGAAACCCCATTAATGATTCTTCTGGTGTACTGGTGATGAACATTACAACAGGAAATCTTACACTCTACAGCCATAATTCCACTGCCATTGTTTGGTCCGCCAGGTTACTGAGAAAAGTCCCCAATGGGATACTCCAATTATTGGACACTGGAAATCTTGTGCTGAGGAACTGGGAAGATGAAAATCCCCAAAACTATTCCTGGCAAAGCTTTGATTACCCTTCCGACACTCTCTTGCCTGGAATGAAGCTAGGCTGGGACTTGAGAAATAACATAGAAAGAAGATTAGAGGCTTGGAAGAATCTAAATGATCCATCTCCTGGAGACCTCAGTTGGAGGATGGAGCTTCATGAATATCCCGAGACTGTCATGTGGAGAGGTTCCAAAAAGTACGTTAGGCATGGCCCATGGAATGGTGTGAGGCTCAGTAGTAGACCACTAGCCGCAGCGCCAATTTTGAACTTTAACTTTGTTTCAAATGAGGACGAGGTTTATTACCAGTACTCTGTTGTAAATAAGTCTCATTCAGTGATGTTGGTGCTGAACCAATCGAGTTACATGCGAATATTATACTTGTGGTCTGTAGCTGAAAGACGGTGGAGAGTTTACACTTCATTACCAAGAGATTACTGTGACAATTATGCCCTGTGTGGCCCTTATGGATATTGTGATATAAGAGTCACTCCATCTTGTAAATGTCTAGAAGGGTTTAAGCCAAGATCACCTGATAGTTGGAGGACAGGGGAATTTGCGGACGGTTGTGAACGAAACAAACTGATGAACTGTGGTGAGGAAGTTGGGTTTGCACAGGTCAGCCAGTTGAAATTGCCAGACACAAAGCATACTTGGGTCAACAAAAGCATGAATCTTGAAGAGTGCAGGCAAAAATGCTTGAGAAATTGTTCATGTATGGCTTACGCAATGACAAATATCAGTGGCAGTGGCAATGGCTGTGCCTTGTGGATTGGTGATCTAATTGACTTGAAACTGATCCCGGACGCAGGACAGGATTTATATGTCAAAATGCTGGCATCAGAATTAG TCAAGCATAGGGAGCCAAACAAAACTGGAAGACTGAATCCTAAGGTGAAGATTGCTTTGTTTGTGATTTCCGGTGTAGGTTTGGTCATCCTCTGCATATGCGTATACATTTTCAAAAAGAGGTCAACCTTCAAAG ATGACCATGAGAAAATAGAAGCTCAAGACCTGGAGCTTCCCTTGTTTGATCTATCCGTGATTAACAGTGCCACAGATAACTTCTCACTTAATAATAAGCTAGGAGAAGGTGGCTTTGGGCCGGTATACAAG GGTAAGCTTACAAATGGACAAGATATTGCAGTGAAGAGACTTTCGCAGAGTTCTGGACAAGGAACGAATGAATTTAAGAATGAAGTAAGCCTGATTGCAAAACTGCAACATCGAAACCTTGTAAAGCTTCTTGGTTGCTGCATTCAAGGAGACGAGAAAATGCTAGTTTATGAGTATATGCCTAACAAAAGTTTGGACTTCTTTATATTTG ATCAAACACAACGTCGATTATTAAACTGGTCAAAACGGTACTGCATTATTTGTGGAGTTGCTAGAGGACTCATGTATCTTCATCAAGATTCTAGATTGAGGATTATACATAGAGATTTAAAAGCAAGTAATGTTTTACTTGATGTGGATATAAATCCAAAAATCTCTGATTTTGGGCTAGCTAAAACTTGTGGTGGGGATCAAACAGGAGGACGAACATTAAGAGTGGTTGGAACTTA TTATGGCATTTTGTTGCTGGAGATCATTAGTGGAAAAAGAAGCAGAACTTTCTGCCATTTGAAAGACCAAAACCTAATTGCATAT GCATGGCGATTGTGGaaagaaggaaatatagaaGAATTGATCGATGATGCGATTCGAGAAACATGCAGCCTTTCAGAGGTATTGAGATGTATCAATATCAGTTTGTTGTGTGTTCAACAACATCCTAATGATCGACCCACAATGTCATCGGTGGTTATGATGTTAGGCTGTGAAATTCCCCTGTTGCAACCAAAACAACCCGGATTTTTCATAGAAAATGAAGCCATTGCAATGAAAAGTGCCTCAAGTAAAGATAAATCAACTTCAACTAATGAATTGACTATTACGCTCCCTGATCCAAGGTAA
- the LOC120090267 gene encoding G-type lectin S-receptor-like serine/threonine-protein kinase At4g27290 isoform X1, with protein MNSFSVILVAFNLVFLLFRSVAISDSLTTQNPYLRDGLSLVSRNGIFKLGFFSPGLPGNRYLGIWFKNRRGPTSVWVANRRNPINDSSGVLVMNITTGNLTLYSHNSTAIVWSARLLRKVPNGILQLLDTGNLVLRNWEDENPQNYSWQSFDYPSDTLLPGMKLGWDLRNNIERRLEAWKNLNDPSPGDLSWRMELHEYPETVMWRGSKKYVRHGPWNGVRLSSRPLAAAPILNFNFVSNEDEVYYQYSVVNKSHSVMLVLNQSSYMRILYLWSVAERRWRVYTSLPRDYCDNYALCGPYGYCDIRVTPSCKCLEGFKPRSPDSWRTGEFADGCERNKLMNCGEEVGFAQVSQLKLPDTKHTWVNKSMNLEECRQKCLRNCSCMAYAMTNISGSGNGCALWIGDLIDLKLIPDAGQDLYVKMLASELVKHREPNKTGRLNPKVKIALFVISGVGLVILCICVYIFKKRSTFKDDHEKIEAQDLELPLFDLSVINSATDNFSLNNKLGEGGFGPVYKGKLTNGQDIAVKRLSQSSGQGTNEFKNEVSLIAKLQHRNLVKLLGCCIQGDEKMLVYEYMPNKSLDFFIFDQTQRRLLNWSKRYCIICGVARGLMYLHQDSRLRIIHRDLKASNVLLDVDINPKISDFGLAKTCGGDQTGGRTLRVVGTYGYMAPEYAFDGQFSVKSDAFSYGILLLEIISGKRSRTFCHLKDQNLIAYAWRLWKEGNIEELIDDAIRETCSLSEVLRCINISLLCVQQHPNDRPTMSSVVMMLGCEIPLLQPKQPGFFIENEAIAMKSASSKDKSTSTNELTITLPDPR; from the exons ATGAACTCTTTCTCTGTAATACTCGTGGCTTTTAACTTAGTCTTTCTTCTCTTCAGGTCTGTAGCTATCTCCGATTCCTTAACGACTCAAAACCCATATCTCAGAGATGGCCTTAGTTTGGTCTCTAGAAATGGAATCTTTAAATTGGGTTTCTTCAGTCCTGGACTTCCCGGCAACCGTTACTTGGGAATCTGGTTCAAAAATCGCCGAGGTCCGACCTCTGTTTGGGTTGCGAACAGGAGAAACCCCATTAATGATTCTTCTGGTGTACTGGTGATGAACATTACAACAGGAAATCTTACACTCTACAGCCATAATTCCACTGCCATTGTTTGGTCCGCCAGGTTACTGAGAAAAGTCCCCAATGGGATACTCCAATTATTGGACACTGGAAATCTTGTGCTGAGGAACTGGGAAGATGAAAATCCCCAAAACTATTCCTGGCAAAGCTTTGATTACCCTTCCGACACTCTCTTGCCTGGAATGAAGCTAGGCTGGGACTTGAGAAATAACATAGAAAGAAGATTAGAGGCTTGGAAGAATCTAAATGATCCATCTCCTGGAGACCTCAGTTGGAGGATGGAGCTTCATGAATATCCCGAGACTGTCATGTGGAGAGGTTCCAAAAAGTACGTTAGGCATGGCCCATGGAATGGTGTGAGGCTCAGTAGTAGACCACTAGCCGCAGCGCCAATTTTGAACTTTAACTTTGTTTCAAATGAGGACGAGGTTTATTACCAGTACTCTGTTGTAAATAAGTCTCATTCAGTGATGTTGGTGCTGAACCAATCGAGTTACATGCGAATATTATACTTGTGGTCTGTAGCTGAAAGACGGTGGAGAGTTTACACTTCATTACCAAGAGATTACTGTGACAATTATGCCCTGTGTGGCCCTTATGGATATTGTGATATAAGAGTCACTCCATCTTGTAAATGTCTAGAAGGGTTTAAGCCAAGATCACCTGATAGTTGGAGGACAGGGGAATTTGCGGACGGTTGTGAACGAAACAAACTGATGAACTGTGGTGAGGAAGTTGGGTTTGCACAGGTCAGCCAGTTGAAATTGCCAGACACAAAGCATACTTGGGTCAACAAAAGCATGAATCTTGAAGAGTGCAGGCAAAAATGCTTGAGAAATTGTTCATGTATGGCTTACGCAATGACAAATATCAGTGGCAGTGGCAATGGCTGTGCCTTGTGGATTGGTGATCTAATTGACTTGAAACTGATCCCGGACGCAGGACAGGATTTATATGTCAAAATGCTGGCATCAGAATTAG TCAAGCATAGGGAGCCAAACAAAACTGGAAGACTGAATCCTAAGGTGAAGATTGCTTTGTTTGTGATTTCCGGTGTAGGTTTGGTCATCCTCTGCATATGCGTATACATTTTCAAAAAGAGGTCAACCTTCAAAG ATGACCATGAGAAAATAGAAGCTCAAGACCTGGAGCTTCCCTTGTTTGATCTATCCGTGATTAACAGTGCCACAGATAACTTCTCACTTAATAATAAGCTAGGAGAAGGTGGCTTTGGGCCGGTATACAAG GGTAAGCTTACAAATGGACAAGATATTGCAGTGAAGAGACTTTCGCAGAGTTCTGGACAAGGAACGAATGAATTTAAGAATGAAGTAAGCCTGATTGCAAAACTGCAACATCGAAACCTTGTAAAGCTTCTTGGTTGCTGCATTCAAGGAGACGAGAAAATGCTAGTTTATGAGTATATGCCTAACAAAAGTTTGGACTTCTTTATATTTG ATCAAACACAACGTCGATTATTAAACTGGTCAAAACGGTACTGCATTATTTGTGGAGTTGCTAGAGGACTCATGTATCTTCATCAAGATTCTAGATTGAGGATTATACATAGAGATTTAAAAGCAAGTAATGTTTTACTTGATGTGGATATAAATCCAAAAATCTCTGATTTTGGGCTAGCTAAAACTTGTGGTGGGGATCAAACAGGAGGACGAACATTAAGAGTGGTTGGAACTTA TGGATATATGGCACCAGAATATGCTTTTGATGGACAATTCTCTGTGAAATCTGATGCTTTTAGTTATGGCATTTTGTTGCTGGAGATCATTAGTGGAAAAAGAAGCAGAACTTTCTGCCATTTGAAAGACCAAAACCTAATTGCATAT GCATGGCGATTGTGGaaagaaggaaatatagaaGAATTGATCGATGATGCGATTCGAGAAACATGCAGCCTTTCAGAGGTATTGAGATGTATCAATATCAGTTTGTTGTGTGTTCAACAACATCCTAATGATCGACCCACAATGTCATCGGTGGTTATGATGTTAGGCTGTGAAATTCCCCTGTTGCAACCAAAACAACCCGGATTTTTCATAGAAAATGAAGCCATTGCAATGAAAAGTGCCTCAAGTAAAGATAAATCAACTTCAACTAATGAATTGACTATTACGCTCCCTGATCCAAGGTAA